One stretch of Leadbetterella byssophila DSM 17132 DNA includes these proteins:
- a CDS encoding LTA synthase family protein, whose translation MAKQYSPWKAVILRILGVLFLFSVSRLFFYFLNTDIFGKLDFEEWFWVIAGGVRFDIVATLYINLLFILLTLLPTGRFSWSQKIADVLFIVPNAIGLLLNCIDTAYYTFNLKRITWTSLGELQGFNNASDLLLSFLVRYWYVWAAWLILCFGLVLLKRNIRVKSTTYNAHTYVDVFILMFFICMFGFRGNLRYSTRPLGLNDAGKYVKSPQNVALVYSTPFSIFRTMREKKLDRYSYFEQEEEMKKLYDPEQKSKGEGEFKPLNVVILVLESFSEEASSISNTDPGTNKFMPFVDSLRRKSFYTEYSFANGKKSIEALPAIWGSIPSYTQPYVLSKYSSNKIYGLPHILKEKGYHTSFFHGAPNGSMGFQSFTNLMGIEHYYGKDEFGDNSQFDGIWGIWDQPFLAYYGKMLKTFPQPFFSTIFTVSSHDPFKVPKEAEDKYPAGPHPIFKAFSYSDDGVRKFFASIKNEPWFNNTLFVITADHTSPKCDLPEFKNSVGVFRIPIFFYLPGSDLSRKSDRIFQQTDIMPTVLQILNYQEPYITFGKNLLADDSPDFAVNKYENYQYISGDYILKLDAENKAVELYKFKTDKLLKNNLIQTERNKAEELERNFKAYIQQFQNRMIDDRFTYERP comes from the coding sequence ATGGCAAAGCAATATTCTCCTTGGAAGGCGGTGATTTTAAGAATCCTGGGGGTTCTTTTCCTCTTTAGTGTATCCCGTCTATTTTTCTACTTTTTGAATACAGATATCTTCGGAAAATTAGATTTTGAGGAATGGTTTTGGGTGATAGCCGGGGGCGTTAGATTTGACATCGTTGCCACGCTCTATATAAACTTACTATTTATCCTCCTGACCTTATTGCCTACCGGAAGGTTTTCATGGTCGCAGAAAATCGCCGATGTCCTGTTCATAGTTCCAAACGCCATAGGACTCCTTCTGAACTGCATAGACACTGCCTATTATACCTTCAATCTAAAGAGAATCACCTGGACTTCCCTAGGAGAACTTCAAGGGTTCAATAATGCTTCTGACTTGCTCTTAAGCTTTCTGGTGAGATACTGGTATGTTTGGGCAGCTTGGCTCATTCTTTGTTTTGGATTAGTATTACTAAAAAGAAATATAAGAGTTAAATCCACTACCTATAATGCCCATACTTACGTGGATGTCTTTATCCTAATGTTCTTTATATGCATGTTTGGATTTAGGGGAAACCTACGTTATTCTACCCGTCCGCTTGGCTTGAATGATGCCGGGAAATACGTAAAATCTCCCCAAAATGTAGCATTGGTTTACAGCACTCCATTCAGTATCTTCAGAACTATGAGGGAGAAAAAGCTAGATAGGTACTCCTACTTCGAACAGGAAGAGGAGATGAAAAAGTTGTATGATCCTGAACAAAAATCAAAAGGTGAAGGTGAGTTCAAGCCTTTAAATGTGGTGATCTTGGTTTTGGAAAGTTTTAGTGAGGAAGCTTCATCCATTTCCAATACGGACCCAGGCACTAACAAGTTTATGCCATTTGTAGACTCTTTGAGAAGAAAATCCTTCTATACAGAATATAGCTTCGCCAATGGAAAAAAATCCATAGAAGCCCTTCCGGCCATTTGGGGAAGTATTCCTAGTTATACGCAACCTTACGTCCTATCCAAATATTCATCTAATAAGATCTATGGCTTACCCCACATCTTAAAGGAAAAGGGATATCACACCTCCTTTTTTCATGGGGCGCCAAATGGCTCTATGGGATTCCAATCCTTTACCAACTTAATGGGCATTGAACACTATTACGGGAAGGATGAATTTGGAGACAACTCCCAATTTGACGGCATCTGGGGGATCTGGGATCAACCCTTCTTAGCGTATTATGGAAAGATGCTAAAAACCTTCCCACAGCCCTTCTTTAGTACCATTTTCACCGTAAGTTCTCATGATCCTTTTAAAGTACCTAAAGAAGCAGAAGACAAATACCCTGCAGGACCTCACCCCATTTTCAAAGCATTTTCTTACAGTGATGACGGAGTAAGAAAATTCTTTGCCTCCATAAAAAATGAACCATGGTTCAATAACACCTTATTTGTCATCACAGCTGACCATACCTCACCTAAGTGTGATTTACCGGAATTTAAGAACAGTGTAGGGGTATTTAGAATTCCCATCTTCTTCTATTTACCGGGATCTGATTTGAGCAGAAAGTCAGATAGAATCTTCCAGCAAACAGATATCATGCCTACCGTTCTACAAATTTTAAATTATCAGGAACCTTATATTACCTTCGGTAAAAACTTGCTGGCAGATGATTCTCCTGATTTTGCCGTTAATAAGTATGAGAACTACCAGTACATTTCTGGAGATTATATTCTTAAATTAGATGCAGAGAACAAAGCAGTAGAATTATATAAGTTCAAGACGGACAAGCTTCTAAAAAACAACCTTATCCAGACTGAAAGAAACAAAGCGGAAGAATTGGAAAGGAATTTCAAAGCCTACATCCAACAATTCCAAAACCGAATGATCGACGATAGATTTACATATGAAAGACCATAG
- a CDS encoding DEAD/DEAH box helicase has translation MKFENYRILPEIKRAIADLGYKKPTDIQYKVLPKVLAGEDIMGIAQTGTGKTAAFAIPVLHLLASEKKSKSLRCLVMVPTHELAQQIADVFKSLAKNTRLKIMALYGSTDQEPQIKALQKGVDVLVTTPGRMFDLQAQGHLSLEDIKFLILDEADRMLDLGFYQDIIDVKKRIPKRHQTLFFSATLDEKIKKLAYSTVKNAIRIQISPDDPVSKNIDHSVVMVSMEDKRFFLERMITENPQQKIIVFVRTKVRAERVAAAMARVNIKTVTLHSDKSHIERKAALESFKKGETWVLIATDVSARGVDIPLVEYVINYDLPDVAENYVHRIGRTGRGTQKGKAVSFCSDEELPLLESIEDYLGYTIASQTLSELEYQETLIFSNESSRTFKDVMKEIADFESNTKKRKKK, from the coding sequence ATGAAGTTTGAAAATTACCGCATACTACCGGAAATCAAGAGGGCAATAGCCGACCTGGGCTATAAAAAACCAACCGATATTCAGTATAAAGTCCTACCAAAAGTTTTGGCTGGGGAAGATATCATGGGGATAGCTCAGACAGGTACCGGAAAAACTGCGGCATTTGCCATACCTGTACTTCACCTTTTGGCATCCGAAAAGAAGTCTAAAAGCTTGAGATGCTTGGTCATGGTACCTACTCATGAATTGGCGCAACAAATAGCGGATGTTTTTAAATCTTTAGCTAAGAACACCCGATTAAAAATCATGGCCCTGTACGGAAGCACTGACCAGGAGCCTCAAATCAAAGCTTTGCAAAAAGGAGTAGATGTACTGGTCACTACACCCGGAAGGATGTTTGACCTCCAAGCTCAAGGCCATTTATCCTTAGAAGATATCAAATTCCTAATTCTGGATGAGGCAGACAGAATGCTAGACTTAGGATTCTATCAAGACATCATTGACGTCAAGAAAAGAATACCTAAACGCCATCAAACCCTTTTCTTTTCTGCCACTTTAGACGAGAAGATCAAAAAACTGGCCTACTCCACCGTCAAGAACGCTATCAGGATACAGATATCACCGGATGATCCGGTTTCTAAAAACATAGATCATTCCGTAGTTATGGTGAGTATGGAGGACAAGCGTTTCTTTTTGGAAAGAATGATTACGGAAAATCCTCAACAAAAGATTATCGTTTTTGTCAGAACAAAGGTGAGAGCAGAGAGAGTGGCAGCAGCCATGGCGCGTGTGAATATAAAGACCGTCACTTTGCATAGTGATAAATCGCACATAGAACGAAAAGCCGCGCTAGAGTCCTTTAAGAAGGGAGAAACCTGGGTACTTATTGCTACAGATGTTAGTGCTAGAGGTGTGGATATTCCCCTAGTAGAATATGTGATCAATTATGATTTGCCTGATGTTGCAGAAAACTATGTGCACCGAATAGGTAGAACGGGACGAGGAACACAAAAGGGCAAAGCGGTGTCTTTTTGTAGCGATGAAGAATTACCTTTACTGGAAAGTATAGAAGATTATTTGGGGTACACTATAGCATCCCAGACCTTATCAGAGTTGGAATATCAGGAAACCTTGATCTTCTCTAATGAGTCTTCCAGGACCTTTAAAGATGTCATGAAGGAAATTGCTGATTTTGAATCAAATACAAAAAAACGCAAAAAAAAGTAG
- a CDS encoding RNA recognition motif domain-containing protein — protein MEIFVGSIPFKFKEKDLIDIFSPYGEVLNAKIVINTFTRQNKGFGFVEMKDREAGLKAIKALDGSDQMGRAIVVAEAQKNKESKRKK, from the coding sequence ATGGAAATATTTGTAGGAAGCATACCTTTTAAATTCAAGGAGAAAGATTTGATAGACATTTTCTCTCCTTACGGCGAAGTGCTCAATGCAAAAATCGTCATCAACACCTTCACTCGTCAAAACAAAGGATTCGGTTTTGTAGAAATGAAGGATAGAGAAGCGGGATTGAAAGCAATTAAAGCACTAGATGGATCTGATCAGATGGGAAGAGCTATTGTGGTGGCGGAAGCACAAAAAAATAAAGAATCCAAGCGCAAGAAATGA
- a CDS encoding ATP-binding cassette domain-containing protein, with translation MSIEVRNLKKVYGTQAAVNGISFSIKTGEIIGFLGPNGAGKSTTMKMITGLFSPTEGEILINGERFHPDRLDLKRDIGYLPENNPLYLDMYVKEYLLFAGSLNGINKKELDRAVESIIEKVGLSPERHKKIEQLSKGYRQRVGLAQALLHDPKILILDEPTTGLDPNQLVEIRGLIREVGKDKTILLSTHIMQEAEAVCDRVIIINKGEIVGRIDELKSGKDSLEKTFRALTQS, from the coding sequence ATGTCTATAGAGGTTAGGAACTTAAAAAAGGTATACGGTACTCAAGCTGCAGTAAACGGCATTTCTTTCTCCATCAAGACCGGAGAGATCATCGGCTTCCTAGGCCCAAATGGAGCAGGAAAATCAACCACCATGAAGATGATCACCGGACTCTTCTCCCCTACGGAAGGAGAAATTCTAATAAATGGAGAGCGTTTTCATCCTGACCGACTTGACCTCAAAAGGGATATAGGTTATCTTCCTGAAAACAATCCTCTATACCTCGACATGTACGTCAAAGAGTATTTACTCTTCGCGGGATCTTTGAATGGAATTAATAAAAAGGAATTAGATAGAGCCGTAGAAAGTATCATAGAGAAAGTAGGTCTCAGCCCTGAAAGACACAAAAAGATTGAACAACTTTCTAAAGGGTATAGACAAAGAGTAGGATTAGCTCAAGCTTTACTCCATGACCCAAAGATCTTAATTCTTGATGAGCCTACTACCGGTTTAGACCCTAACCAGTTAGTGGAGATCCGAGGTCTTATCCGTGAAGTAGGGAAAGACAAAACCATCCTTTTAAGCACACATATCATGCAGGAAGCAGAAGCCGTGTGCGACCGTGTGATCATCATCAATAAAGGGGAGATAGTGGGCAGAATAGATGAACTAAAAAGCGGAAAAGATAGTTTAGAAAAGACATTTAGAGCACTAACCCAATCCTAA
- a CDS encoding collagen-like triple helix repeat-containing protein, translating to MNKITKLLAIVALAASTTLWSCKGDTGEVGPKGETGAQGPQGPQGPTGPQGPAGPQGPQGEKGEDGNANVQRLSFTVKPSDFKDKEISGVGTGATSTWGVAELKDDAITTEKYAVVFVKTNNGTLQALPTTYSIDMSGAYERLNYAYKAGVVEVQYRLDTQLFGVTAITKPNFDLDFDVVLTTKTIGAAMEKARIDLRNYDAVMNFINAQ from the coding sequence ATGAACAAAATTACTAAACTTTTAGCTATTGTCGCATTAGCTGCTAGTACCACACTTTGGTCTTGTAAAGGTGACACTGGTGAAGTTGGACCAAAAGGTGAGACTGGTGCACAAGGTCCTCAAGGTCCACAAGGTCCTACTGGCCCTCAAGGTCCTGCTGGCCCCCAAGGTCCGCAAGGTGAGAAAGGCGAAGATGGAAACGCTAATGTACAGAGATTATCTTTCACTGTTAAACCTAGTGACTTCAAAGATAAAGAGATTTCAGGCGTAGGAACAGGTGCTACCAGCACTTGGGGTGTAGCGGAACTAAAAGATGACGCTATTACAACTGAGAAATATGCTGTAGTATTCGTAAAAACAAACAACGGTACTCTACAAGCTCTTCCAACTACTTATTCTATTGACATGAGTGGTGCTTACGAGCGTCTTAACTATGCATACAAAGCAGGTGTAGTAGAGGTACAATATCGTTTAGACACTCAATTATTCGGAGTAACTGCGATCACTAAGCCTAACTTTGATCTTGACTTTGATGTTGTTTTGACCACTAAGACTATCGGTGCTGCTATGGAAAAAGCTCGTATCGACCTTAGAAACTATGACGCTGTGATGAACTTCATCAACGCTCAATAA
- a CDS encoding nucleoside triphosphate pyrophosphohydrolase family protein: MEKLDCLNQVADFHRTFHHPIEKNPIIPAEERCNLRVALLAEELKELEEAIRNKDIVEVADALCDLQYVLSGAVLEFGLGEKFKTLFDEVQRSNMSKACKTLAEAEETVAHYKAKGTESFIEQDGDLYLVYRVGDRKTLKNVHYSSADLKSILGK, translated from the coding sequence ATGGAAAAACTTGACTGCCTTAACCAGGTTGCTGATTTTCACAGAACTTTTCATCATCCTATTGAGAAAAATCCTATCATTCCGGCGGAAGAACGCTGCAACTTAAGGGTGGCTCTCTTGGCAGAAGAATTAAAAGAACTGGAAGAAGCTATAAGAAATAAGGATATTGTAGAAGTGGCAGATGCCTTATGTGATCTCCAATACGTATTATCCGGTGCCGTTCTTGAATTTGGATTGGGAGAAAAGTTTAAGACGCTTTTTGATGAGGTTCAGCGCTCTAACATGAGCAAAGCTTGCAAAACCTTAGCCGAAGCTGAAGAGACAGTAGCACATTACAAGGCTAAAGGTACGGAGAGTTTTATTGAACAAGATGGAGACTTATACCTTGTATATAGGGTGGGAGATAGAAAAACTTTAAAAAACGTACACTACTCCTCCGCTGATCTTAAAAGTATATTGGGAAAATGA
- a CDS encoding YggS family pyridoxal phosphate-dependent enzyme, protein MSISDRLRALRQEIPPSVDLIAVSKFKPVADLEEAYACGQRDFGENYVQELVEKESALPKDVRWHFIGHLQTNKVKYIAPFVHLIHSVDSLKLLKEIQKQGASKGRIISVLLQAHIAEEESKTGFDIEELKEILQSGTLQTFPNVKVEGLMGMGTFTEDADQTRREFKHMAEIFEEAKQYEPGLKILSMGMSGDWKIAVEEGSNMVRIGSTIFGSRN, encoded by the coding sequence ATGAGTATCTCGGATAGGTTGAGGGCTTTACGACAAGAAATTCCGCCCTCCGTAGATCTTATAGCCGTATCAAAATTTAAACCGGTTGCTGATCTTGAGGAGGCTTATGCTTGTGGGCAAAGGGATTTCGGGGAGAATTATGTGCAGGAGCTAGTAGAAAAGGAAAGTGCATTGCCGAAAGACGTTCGCTGGCATTTTATTGGACACCTACAGACGAATAAAGTAAAGTACATCGCTCCATTTGTGCATCTGATACATTCTGTAGACAGCCTCAAATTATTAAAGGAAATTCAGAAGCAAGGCGCTTCCAAAGGAAGGATCATCTCTGTTTTGCTGCAAGCGCATATAGCTGAAGAAGAGAGTAAGACAGGATTTGATATAGAAGAATTGAAAGAAATCCTACAATCCGGCACGCTTCAAACCTTTCCAAATGTCAAAGTGGAAGGCCTCATGGGTATGGGAACTTTTACAGAGGATGCGGATCAGACCAGGAGGGAGTTTAAGCATATGGCAGAGATCTTTGAAGAGGCAAAGCAATATGAGCCGGGTCTAAAAATCTTATCCATGGGTATGAGTGGCGATTGGAAGATTGCAGTAGAAGAGGGGAGTAATATGGTTAGAATAGGTAGTACGATCTTTGGATCAAGAAATTAA
- a CDS encoding DUF423 domain-containing protein has product MNKTFLVAGAIAGMLGVALGAFGAHALKDFLAGSGRTETYETAVKYMFYHGFALILTGILQKEFPDLTAAGWSFIIGILIFSGSLFLLCGTGIKILGAITPIGGVAMIVGWALLIKGILK; this is encoded by the coding sequence ATGAATAAAACCTTTTTAGTGGCCGGAGCTATAGCAGGAATGCTGGGTGTAGCTTTAGGAGCCTTCGGTGCCCATGCATTGAAAGATTTTTTAGCAGGTTCAGGAAGGACTGAAACCTATGAAACTGCAGTGAAATATATGTTTTACCATGGATTTGCCTTGATATTGACCGGTATACTTCAAAAGGAATTTCCGGATTTGACTGCTGCAGGCTGGTCGTTTATCATCGGGATATTAATCTTTTCAGGTAGCTTATTCCTGCTTTGCGGTACAGGCATCAAGATATTAGGTGCCATTACTCCTATTGGCGGCGTAGCCATGATTGTGGGTTGGGCTTTATTAATAAAAGGAATATTGAAATGA
- a CDS encoding 1,4-dihydroxy-2-naphthoyl-CoA synthase — protein sequence MKEIAWVTAKEYEDITYRKCQGVARIAINRPEIRNAFRPKTTFELYDAFEDAAHDPKVGVVLLSGEGPSPKDGVWAFCSGGDQNARRKGGYRAEDGRDRLNILEVQRLIRFMTKPVIAVVPGWAVGGGHSLHVVCDLTLASKEHAIFKQTDADVASYDAGYGSAYLARQIGQKRAREIFFLGKSYSAQEAYEMGMVNAVIPHEELESTAFEWAQEILKKSPMAIRMLKFAFNLVDDGLVGQQIFAGEATRLGYMTEEAQEGRDAFLEKRPPNWDKFERYS from the coding sequence ATGAAAGAGATAGCTTGGGTTACTGCCAAAGAATACGAAGATATTACGTATAGAAAATGCCAAGGTGTGGCAAGAATCGCCATTAACCGCCCGGAGATCAGAAATGCTTTCCGCCCCAAAACCACCTTTGAACTCTATGATGCATTTGAAGATGCAGCGCATGATCCAAAGGTAGGTGTGGTCTTACTTTCGGGAGAAGGACCTTCTCCAAAAGACGGAGTATGGGCCTTTTGTTCAGGTGGCGACCAAAACGCCAGGAGGAAAGGAGGCTATAGAGCGGAAGACGGTAGGGATAGACTGAATATTTTGGAGGTTCAGCGTCTGATCCGCTTTATGACCAAGCCGGTGATAGCGGTGGTGCCAGGTTGGGCTGTAGGAGGTGGACATAGTCTGCACGTAGTGTGTGATTTGACTTTGGCAAGTAAAGAACATGCCATCTTTAAACAGACGGATGCGGATGTAGCCAGCTATGATGCGGGATATGGATCCGCGTACTTAGCCAGACAAATAGGACAAAAAAGAGCCAGAGAAATCTTTTTTTTGGGAAAGAGTTACTCTGCTCAAGAGGCCTATGAGATGGGAATGGTGAATGCCGTTATTCCTCATGAAGAATTAGAAAGCACAGCTTTTGAGTGGGCTCAGGAGATTCTGAAGAAGAGTCCTATGGCCATTCGTATGCTGAAATTTGCGTTCAATCTGGTAGATGATGGACTAGTAGGTCAGCAGATATTTGCCGGAGAAGCTACCCGGCTAGGTTACATGACAGAGGAAGCTCAAGAGGGAAGAGATGCTTTCTTGGAGAAGCGTCCACCAAATTGGGATAAATTTGAGCGATATTCTTAA
- the rplM gene encoding 50S ribosomal protein L13 — protein MDQLSYKTISANRQTVEKNWVVVDASNQILGRFSSQVVNILTGKNKTNYTPNVDCGDNVIVINAEKVRLTGKKLTDKVYTRHTGHPGGQRFATPKELFAKDGRKVVEMAIKGMLPKNRLGSKLYRNLYVYAGSEHPHQAQNPTTVEL, from the coding sequence GTGGATCAACTGAGTTATAAGACGATTTCTGCAAATCGTCAAACAGTAGAAAAAAACTGGGTAGTAGTAGATGCTAGTAACCAGATATTGGGTCGTTTTTCTAGCCAAGTGGTTAACATTTTGACTGGAAAAAATAAGACTAACTATACTCCGAACGTAGATTGCGGAGATAACGTGATTGTGATTAACGCTGAAAAAGTACGTTTGACGGGCAAAAAACTTACTGATAAAGTGTATACTCGTCATACAGGACATCCAGGTGGACAGCGTTTTGCTACTCCTAAGGAATTGTTTGCCAAAGACGGTAGAAAAGTAGTGGAAATGGCTATCAAAGGTATGCTTCCTAAAAACAGATTAGGTAGCAAGCTATACAGAAATTTATATGTATATGCTGGATCTGAGCATCCTCACCAAGCACAAAATCCTACTACAGTAGAACTTTAA
- the rpsI gene encoding 30S ribosomal protein S9, translated as MQVINTVGRRKTAVARIYLTPGKGEMTVNGRKSSDYFPTEVLQIILNQPFGLVNGDGKFDVKVNVRGGGISGQAEAVRMAISRALCEVDAANRPPLKKEGFLTRDSRMVERKKYGRAKARKRFQFSKR; from the coding sequence ATGCAGGTAATCAATACCGTAGGTAGAAGAAAAACAGCTGTTGCCCGTATTTACTTGACTCCAGGTAAAGGCGAGATGACGGTAAACGGCCGTAAATCATCTGATTATTTCCCTACAGAGGTGCTTCAAATCATCCTTAACCAACCTTTCGGTTTGGTAAACGGGGACGGTAAATTTGATGTAAAAGTTAATGTTCGCGGTGGCGGTATTTCAGGCCAAGCGGAAGCAGTACGTATGGCTATCTCTAGAGCACTTTGCGAAGTAGATGCAGCTAACCGTCCTCCATTGAAGAAAGAAGGATTCCTTACTCGTGACTCCAGAATGGTGGAACGTAAGAAATACGGTAGAGCTAAAGCTCGTAAGAGATTCCAGTTCTCTAAACGTTAA
- the rpsB gene encoding 30S ribosomal protein S2 produces the protein MAQVQYKDLLDAGVHFGHLTRKWDPRMAPYIFMEKNGIHIIDLNQSLEALQNAQAFLKGIVRSGRKVMFVATKKQAQEIVSEEAKRLKMPFVTERWLGGMLTNFSTIKKSLKKLSNIERMLNDEETAKNIAKREKLMLGREKAKLERLLGGVTDLSRLPAALFVVDIKREHLAIAEAKRLGIPVVAMCDTNSNPELVDYAIPANDDAYKSISLITLAIGKSIEEGILERKTDKENAALQEEEDAKRAVDSAKEGKEESGKRKRIKTADESAEAPEAAAEGEAEA, from the coding sequence ATGGCACAAGTACAATACAAAGATCTGCTTGACGCAGGTGTACACTTTGGTCACCTTACTCGTAAGTGGGATCCAAGAATGGCTCCATACATCTTTATGGAGAAAAATGGTATTCACATCATTGACCTTAATCAGTCTTTGGAAGCTCTTCAAAATGCACAGGCATTTTTGAAAGGTATCGTAAGATCTGGTCGTAAAGTGATGTTCGTAGCTACTAAGAAACAAGCTCAAGAGATTGTTTCTGAAGAAGCTAAGCGTTTGAAAATGCCATTTGTAACTGAAAGATGGTTAGGTGGTATGTTGACTAACTTCTCTACTATCAAGAAATCTCTTAAGAAACTTTCTAACATAGAAAGAATGCTTAACGATGAAGAAACTGCAAAGAACATCGCTAAGAGAGAGAAATTGATGTTAGGTAGAGAGAAAGCTAAATTAGAAAGACTACTTGGTGGTGTAACTGATTTAAGCCGTCTTCCTGCTGCTCTTTTCGTAGTTGATATCAAAAGAGAACACTTAGCTATCGCTGAAGCAAAAAGATTAGGTATTCCAGTTGTGGCAATGTGTGATACTAACTCTAACCCAGAATTAGTGGATTACGCAATCCCAGCTAACGATGACGCTTACAAATCTATCTCTTTGATTACTCTTGCTATCGGTAAGTCTATCGAAGAAGGTATCTTAGAAAGAAAAACGGATAAAGAAAATGCAGCTCTTCAAGAAGAAGAAGATGCAAAGAGAGCCGTTGATTCTGCTAAAGAAGGTAAAGAAGAGTCAGGTAAGAGAAAACGCATCAAAACAGCTGACGAATCAGCAGAGGCTCCAGAAGCCGCAGCTGAAGGAGAAGCTGAAGCATAA
- the tsf gene encoding translation elongation factor Ts — translation MNITAADVNKLRQLTGAGMMDCKKALTEAEGDFDKAVEILRKAGQKVAAKRAENETSEGVVLVEVTGNAAKVVALACETEPVSNVEDFKNLANSILKAAVAGDVRDTETLLAATLENGQSVQENITELVGKIGEKIVISSFAHVEGEQVVAYIHSNKKAAGVVAFEGTGGADLAELGKDVGMQIVAMKPVGLDKDDVDPTIVEKEIEIGKEQARAEGKPEAMLEKIALGKLNKFYKEQTLLNQEFVKDPSLTIAQLLDKTVKGLKISSFKRIAIG, via the coding sequence ATGAATATTACAGCTGCTGACGTAAATAAACTTCGTCAATTGACAGGAGCCGGAATGATGGACTGCAAAAAAGCTCTAACGGAAGCTGAAGGCGACTTCGATAAAGCCGTTGAGATCCTTAGAAAAGCAGGTCAGAAAGTGGCTGCTAAGCGTGCTGAAAACGAAACTTCCGAAGGTGTAGTTCTTGTTGAAGTTACTGGAAATGCAGCTAAAGTGGTAGCTTTGGCTTGTGAAACTGAACCAGTATCTAACGTGGAAGACTTCAAAAACCTTGCAAATAGCATCCTTAAGGCAGCTGTTGCAGGTGATGTTCGTGATACTGAAACCCTATTGGCTGCAACTTTAGAAAACGGTCAATCAGTTCAAGAAAATATCACTGAATTAGTGGGTAAAATCGGTGAGAAAATTGTTATCAGCAGCTTCGCACACGTAGAAGGTGAGCAAGTTGTAGCCTATATTCACTCTAACAAGAAAGCAGCCGGTGTGGTAGCTTTTGAAGGAACGGGTGGGGCTGACTTAGCTGAATTAGGTAAAGATGTAGGTATGCAGATCGTAGCTATGAAACCTGTAGGTTTAGATAAAGACGATGTGGATCCTACTATCGTTGAAAAAGAAATCGAAATCGGTAAAGAACAAGCAAGAGCGGAAGGTAAGCCAGAAGCTATGCTTGAGAAAATCGCGCTAGGTAAATTGAACAAGTTCTACAAAGAACAAACTTTATTGAACCAAGAATTCGTAAAAGATCCTTCTTTAACTATCGCTCAATTACTTGATAAGACAGTTAAGGGATTGAAGATCTCTTCTTTCAAAAGAATCGCTATCGGATAA
- a CDS encoding Crp/Fnr family transcriptional regulator, with amino-acid sequence MKDLLIEHFREMVPLSDEEISIILPHLEVKSYKRKEMILHQGQVSKHMRFVAKGAVHAFTVDEKGNERTVQLALGNWWINDLYSYLTETPSLKNIQAVEESTLIVLHKDSLETLYKEIPALSEFWRLKFQNAYVALQERVYESNRTDAMSKYERLLKEYPGIDQRFPQFMLASYLGITVEYLSYLRRKRSIS; translated from the coding sequence ATGAAGGACCTTTTAATAGAACATTTCCGAGAGATGGTTCCTCTTTCCGATGAGGAAATAAGCATTATTCTGCCTCATTTGGAAGTAAAGTCATATAAGAGAAAGGAAATGATACTACATCAAGGCCAAGTTTCTAAACATATGCGTTTCGTGGCGAAAGGAGCCGTTCATGCCTTCACCGTTGACGAGAAGGGAAATGAACGTACAGTCCAATTAGCCCTAGGCAACTGGTGGATAAATGATCTGTACAGCTATCTGACAGAAACCCCTTCCCTGAAAAACATTCAGGCAGTTGAAGAATCTACACTTATAGTCCTGCATAAAGATTCTTTAGAGACCTTGTATAAGGAAATTCCTGCACTAAGCGAGTTCTGGAGACTGAAATTCCAAAATGCTTACGTAGCTCTCCAAGAACGCGTCTATGAGAGCAACAGGACAGATGCGATGAGTAAGTATGAAAGGTTGCTAAAGGAATATCCAGGAATAGATCAGAGATTCCCCCAATTCATGTTAGCCTCTTATCTGGGAATAACTGTGGAGTACCTGAGTTACCTCCGTAGGAAACGTTCCATTTCTTAA